A genomic window from Mycobacteriales bacterium includes:
- a CDS encoding LLM class F420-dependent oxidoreductase: protein MVSDLNLGLMLGYWGAQPDDATDAVLAAEDCGFGSVWTAEAYGSDAFTPLTWYAARTSRIRLGTGLVQISARTPAATAMTAATLDALSGGRLTLGLGVSGPQVVEGWYGLPFPQPLARTREYVEILRSVWRRDVVRNDGPHYPMPYPGGAGLGKPLKLTLHPLRERIPVLLGAEGPKNVALAAEIADGWLPIFYHVERGAEVYAEALAGAGPDFEVACPVTVSIHDDVEQALSLVKWSLAFYIGGMGAASQNFHLNVIARMGYAESAAVVQRLFLAGDREAAMRAVPDSLADGIALCGPLARIRERLELWRASPVRTLLIGGVRDPAQLRALADLTSS, encoded by the coding sequence ATGGTGAGCGACCTCAACCTCGGTCTGATGCTCGGCTACTGGGGGGCGCAACCCGACGACGCGACGGACGCCGTGCTCGCGGCGGAGGATTGCGGCTTTGGATCGGTCTGGACCGCGGAGGCTTACGGTTCCGACGCATTCACTCCGCTCACCTGGTACGCGGCCCGTACATCCCGGATCCGGCTCGGTACCGGGCTCGTGCAGATATCCGCGCGGACCCCTGCCGCGACGGCGATGACTGCGGCGACCCTGGACGCCCTATCCGGTGGCCGGCTGACGCTGGGACTGGGGGTATCCGGTCCACAGGTGGTCGAGGGCTGGTACGGGCTGCCGTTTCCCCAACCGCTTGCAAGGACCCGGGAGTACGTCGAGATCCTCCGGTCGGTCTGGCGTAGGGACGTGGTGCGCAACGACGGGCCGCACTACCCGATGCCCTACCCCGGGGGCGCCGGGCTCGGTAAGCCGCTGAAGCTCACCCTGCATCCGCTCCGGGAGCGGATCCCGGTGCTGCTCGGAGCGGAGGGACCGAAGAACGTCGCGCTGGCGGCCGAAATAGCGGATGGTTGGCTGCCGATCTTCTACCACGTCGAACGTGGAGCCGAGGTGTACGCGGAGGCGCTGGCCGGAGCGGGACCGGACTTCGAAGTGGCCTGCCCGGTGACCGTGTCCATCCACGATGATGTCGAGCAGGCACTGAGCCTGGTCAAGTGGAGTTTGGCCTTCTACATCGGCGGGATGGGAGCAGCGAGTCAGAACTTCCATCTGAACGTCATTGCCCGGATGGGCTACGCCGAGTCTGCGGCAGTCGTGCAGCGGCTGTTTCTAGCCGGCGATCGCGAGGCGGCAATGCGAGCCGTCCCGGACAGCCTGGCGGACGGCATCGCGCTCTGCGGTCCGCTGGCGCGAATCCGCGAGCGGCTCGAGCTGTGGCGGGCCAGCCCGGTGCGAACGCTGCTCATCGGCGGGGTTCGGGACCCGGCGCAGCTGCGCGCGCTGGCGGACCTGACGAGCTCGTGA
- a CDS encoding serine hydrolase domain-containing protein encodes MTAPDPIPAGALKALFARARRDIDDGTLPSCQVAVAHSGRLIAAETFGAEESARYVVFSVTKALTASAIWLLFGEGNLRPETAVAELVPEFATPGKDLVTVEHLLTHTAGFARAPMRPEEGADPDRRRARFASWRLDWAPGSRTEYHATSASWVLADLIERVTGTDFRKFFASRVAGRLGLPRLQLGVPADEQGDVLDLTLTGDGGSAGEKLGDRLAETADGLLLRFNEPRVRAAGVPGAGAVAGAGDVALYYQALLHDPSAVWDPAVLADATGRIRNAMVDPLLGVAANRTLGLVIAGDDGHAVVRQFGRTVGPRTFGSMGVGGQLAWADPDTGLSFCYLTNGLDVEVVSAFTRSAKIAGLAGRCGQPA; translated from the coding sequence GTGACGGCGCCCGACCCGATACCAGCCGGCGCGCTGAAAGCCCTGTTCGCGCGGGCGCGTCGCGACATCGACGACGGGACGCTACCCAGCTGCCAGGTCGCGGTCGCGCACTCCGGTCGGCTGATAGCTGCCGAGACCTTCGGCGCCGAGGAGTCCGCCCGCTACGTCGTCTTCAGCGTGACCAAGGCGCTGACCGCTTCCGCGATCTGGCTGCTGTTCGGCGAGGGCAACCTGCGGCCGGAGACTGCCGTCGCCGAACTTGTGCCGGAGTTTGCCACCCCCGGCAAGGACCTGGTCACGGTTGAGCACCTTCTCACCCATACCGCGGGGTTCGCGCGGGCGCCGATGCGACCCGAGGAGGGTGCCGACCCAGACCGCCGCCGCGCGCGCTTCGCCAGCTGGCGGCTCGATTGGGCCCCCGGAAGTCGGACCGAGTATCACGCAACTTCCGCGTCCTGGGTGCTCGCGGATCTCATCGAGCGGGTCACCGGCACCGACTTCCGCAAGTTCTTCGCCTCCCGGGTCGCCGGCCGGCTCGGTCTACCGCGACTCCAGCTGGGCGTACCAGCGGACGAGCAGGGCGACGTTCTGGACCTGACCTTGACAGGCGACGGCGGGTCGGCGGGGGAGAAGTTGGGGGATCGGCTCGCAGAGACTGCGGACGGGCTCCTGCTCCGGTTCAACGAGCCAAGGGTGCGCGCCGCCGGAGTCCCGGGGGCCGGCGCCGTCGCCGGCGCTGGCGACGTCGCGCTGTACTACCAGGCACTGTTGCACGACCCAAGCGCCGTCTGGGATCCCGCGGTCCTGGCCGATGCGACCGGGCGGATTCGTAACGCCATGGTGGACCCCCTCCTCGGGGTTGCGGCGAACCGGACGCTCGGACTCGTGATCGCCGGCGACGACGGGCACGCCGTCGTCCGCCAGTTCGGCCGAACCGTCGGGCCGCGGACATTTGGCTCGATGGGAGTTGGCGGGCAGCTCGCCTGGGCCGATCCCGATACCGGGCTGTCGTTCTGTTACCTGACGAACGGGCTGGACGTGGAAGTCGTGTCGGCGTTTACTCGGTCGGCCAAGATCGCCGGCCTGGCCGGCCGGTGCGGGCAACCGGCCTAA